The Shewanella mesophila genome contains the following window.
TTAAACCAATTCAATTTGATACAACCTTAGAATACTCAATTTTTCTCTCTGCTATTTGTGTTATCCGTTCTGTTCCATTAACTCTGATCAGCACAAACGAAATGTGATATGCAACATTATTGACTCGAGAGGTCATTTCGACCTTGAGCCTTTTAGATGGATAAAAGGTGCTCTGTTCTCCACTCTGACGCTCTATAGCCTCGTTAACATCTTGCCAGTTTTTACGAGCATCTCTTGCTAAACCTGCACGATATTCACCCATCATAACCTCAAGAGTTTCTTCAGGAACAAAATCAGCATTTAGTTGATCACCCGAGATGTATGCAAGATACGGCGAGATTTTTGCCCATACGGTCGGCGTCATCCCCTTAACCAATGCTAATTCGGCAATAGACTGAGGAAGGTCGTTGCGCGGTAATCCAGGCTGCTTATAATCCCTCTTTTCAGCACCGTTGAGATGTAAAAAATCATCCTCATCATACCAATCTTTCAACGCCGCAATAATATTATCAATGTTTGTCGCCCCACCATAAGCTAACAACCCCCTCCAAGTTGCTTCATTAAATGGCAAAACTGAAGTTAGACCTGAAAGGTCGGTCAGTTTAACGGTGACGCCACTATAATCAAATGATTTCCCATAAAAATTTGTTGCTTCGGGAAAACCTGATTTTACACTTAACTGAGGTGATGGCCCGTAAAGCCATAATAGACTCGTAGAAAGCCGATATATTAGTTCTTCCTTTGTGGACTCAAGTCTGCCTCTTGCTGCGACAAAATCTTTGGCTTGCTGTGCCAAATTCAGTGTTGAGCGAATAGTATATTGTTGTACCGTAATAACGACTGATATGATCGTGGTTATCATTAGCACTAACAACAATGCCATACCACGCTGTTTAAGCATCAAGGGCCCCCGTAAAGTACCTTAACTTATTAGGGTCGTTATCAAGAATATTACTCCAATATTCTAGATTTTCTTTAGCATTACGATCTTCGAAAATTTGGATTTTGACCCAATCGGGTAAAAGTTCCAGCTCTTTTCCTTGATATGTTTCAGACCAACTAGGTTGGGGACGCGATGCCAAAGGTAAAAACTCCGACATCGCATTATATTTATCCATTCGCGATTTATAACCGAAATAGGTTATTTTGATTGCCTCTGCGGGATAAAGCGGCAACTTGAAGTTTTCACAAAGTGCTTCGGCATCAAATACACCACTTTGAACCAGATCAACTGATAATGATTGTTCACAATAAGTGAATTGACCATCTAAGATTCCAAGCCACGACTGCGCAGCTTGGTCCTGTTGACTTAAGCCAGTCCGACTTACCCAAAAAATATCGGTATGGTTGCCTTTAAAAAAAGGAACAAATCGTCCATTAGGTGATTTGTATAGATAATAAAAAGCTGATGTTAACTGCTCCTGCCAACGAGATTCTTTAAATAATAGATCAAGTGACTTTTCAACCTGCTTTTGCTTATTTTGGAACCCAGCAATGTAATAAGAGTAAGCGCTACTCGATAACATCATCACAGACGACATGATCAACATAGCAATCAACATTTCGAGAAGTGTCATACCCTGTTGCTTAACCATACAGCCTGCTTAAATTCAAAATTATGTTGAGTGTTTTCATTCGTCACTTCGATACTAAAAAGATGTAGCTTACCGCTGCCACTCTCTGGCAAACCAGTTTCTGGGCTAACTGAATTAATCTCTGGTTTCGCTTCAATTAACTCTGCTTTCCAACTATATGGCATCCCCACCATATTCAATTTCCCTTCGGTATCCCCTTGTTGCAATGCAAAGCGAATCGCAGCCATCAGCGATTGCACGACTCTCGCTTCTTTTAAATACTGCTGCGTGCGCCGTTGGGTATCAAAATTTTGTTGATAGACAACGCCAACAAGTCCCAACGCCATAAACAAAATGATCGATGCTATTAACACCTCAATCAGGGTCATTCCAGACTGTTTTTTTCTCTTCAAAACTTAATTCCCATCGTCTGGAGTCTACTGCGGCAGCGACTTTTTCTGTCGGGCTTGCACCAGTCGGTTCAAATTGAACTCGAACATTATCAAACGCTATGTGTTCTGTCTTTAGCGTTTTATCATAATCTTTAGCAAGCGCGGTAATTTGTTTGCCAATAAATTTTACCTGTATAGGTTGCTGCAAAAAAAAGCTATCACGCCTCACCTCTTGAATAAACAAATCGATAAGTTGAATTTCACCCGATATTCGTGACTTTTCTACATTATCGACTGTTAACGGTAAAATAATGCTCATGCTCAATGATAACAACAGCATCACGACAAGCAGCTCGATAAGAGTGAAGCCATTTTTAGTTTTAAAGTGGTACATCTGACGTAGACACAATACTGAGCAACATGGTAACAACAACTGAGCCGACCATGCCTCCCATAACAATGATTAAAATGGGTTCTAACATACTGGTCAATTTGATAGCCCATTGCTCAAAACGCCATCGAGAACGTTCAGTTATCTCACCAAATACTCCTTCTAAATTACCACTTTCTTCACCGACTCTAATCAGTGACAACATCACAGGTTCTAAAATATCAGTTGATGCTAACGCATCAGAAAGCATCCACCCTTGTGAAACTTGTTCTTTCACCCGGCTGAGCTGCTTTTGCAATTTGACATCCGTAACTACCGGTACAGAAAAAGCGAGAGCTTGCGCTAACGGTAGTCCACTTTGCAACATCAAGTGCATCGCTGATATATAACGAATTCGTTCACTAAATAACAGTCCAGTGCGCAATAAAGGGAGCTTGCGCATCACTGCTAATGCCGTATTTTTAAACCAGGGTTTACGATATGAGAGCAGCGCAAATATACCCATTCCCGCTATAAAGATACCTAAGAAAAACTGATTTCTGCGCATCCATGCACTCGTGTCGATAAGAAACTGAGTGTAACTTGGAACATGCTTCATATTATGAAACAGCCCCTCCATACTAGGAACAATAAAGTTAAAAATAGCAAAAAGCGCGACCATACAAACC
Protein-coding sequences here:
- a CDS encoding prepilin-type N-terminal cleavage/methylation domain-containing protein, whose protein sequence is MYHFKTKNGFTLIELLVVMLLLSLSMSIILPLTVDNVEKSRISGEIQLIDLFIQEVRRDSFFLQQPIQVKFIGKQITALAKDYDKTLKTEHIAFDNVRVQFEPTGASPTEKVAAAVDSRRWELSFEEKKTVWNDPD
- a CDS encoding prepilin-type N-terminal cleavage/methylation domain-containing protein; translation: MVKQQGMTLLEMLIAMLIMSSVMMLSSSAYSYYIAGFQNKQKQVEKSLDLLFKESRWQEQLTSAFYYLYKSPNGRFVPFFKGNHTDIFWVSRTGLSQQDQAAQSWLGILDGQFTYCEQSLSVDLVQSGVFDAEALCENFKLPLYPAEAIKITYFGYKSRMDKYNAMSEFLPLASRPQPSWSETYQGKELELLPDWVKIQIFEDRNAKENLEYWSNILDNDPNKLRYFTGALDA
- a CDS encoding general secretion pathway protein GspK, whose protein sequence is MLKQRGMALLLVLMITTIISVVITVQQYTIRSTLNLAQQAKDFVAARGRLESTKEELIYRLSTSLLWLYGPSPQLSVKSGFPEATNFYGKSFDYSGVTVKLTDLSGLTSVLPFNEATWRGLLAYGGATNIDNIIAALKDWYDEDDFLHLNGAEKRDYKQPGLPRNDLPQSIAELALVKGMTPTVWAKISPYLAYISGDQLNADFVPEETLEVMMGEYRAGLARDARKNWQDVNEAIERQSGEQSTFYPSKRLKVEMTSRVNNVAYHISFVLIRVNGTERITQIAERKIEYSKVVSN
- a CDS encoding type II secretion system protein; translation: MKRKKQSGMTLIEVLIASIILFMALGLVGVVYQQNFDTQRRTQQYLKEARVVQSLMAAIRFALQQGDTEGKLNMVGMPYSWKAELIEAKPEINSVSPETGLPESGSGKLHLFSIEVTNENTQHNFEFKQAVWLSNRV
- a CDS encoding type II secretion system F family protein; amino-acid sequence: MQTWEFEALDKSGAKVRGRIRAESEFAALLIVKEKELHPLSVHEKKVESGLFNRISNGELEQLVMELSLLLRNGVQLDRAFEMMSDSNANSTAAAMLAEITESVRGGHSLHIAFAKYPRYFNNLFCQMVRIGEESGKLAITLERLGKNLKFQNELQGKVNQAMIYPGFIFMVCMVALFAIFNFIVPSMEGLFHNMKHVPSYTQFLIDTSAWMRRNQFFLGIFIAGMGIFALLSYRKPWFKNTALAVMRKLPLLRTGLLFSERIRYISAMHLMLQSGLPLAQALAFSVPVVTDVKLQKQLSRVKEQVSQGWMLSDALASTDILEPVMLSLIRVGEESGNLEGVFGEITERSRWRFEQWAIKLTSMLEPILIIVMGGMVGSVVVTMLLSIVSTSDVPL